A part of Caldicellulosiruptor owensensis OL genomic DNA contains:
- the purF gene encoding amidophosphoribosyltransferase: MCFKELEEGFKDHCGIFGIYCPDGKLDVAKITYFGLFALQHRGQESSGIAVNDSGNIIYHKDNGLVNEVFNEVVLNHLKGYSAIGHVRYSTTGKSDRENAQPLVIKYRRGHMALAHNGNLVNAHIIREKLEQEGAIFQTTIDSEVIASLISRNRIKSENIEEAILKTMDEIKGAYSLLILTPNKLIAVRDPYGLRPLVMGKINNSICFASETCALDTIGAEYIRDVEPGEIISVTKSGIKSVKYNNNTKHLCVFEFIYFARADSYLEGISVYEIRKRLGKQLCKESYVDCDIVIGVPDSGTTAAIGFAEEANIPFSEGFIKNRYIGRTFIKPEQTQREIAVKIKLNVLKSNVADKRVVLIDDSIVRGTTSRKIIKMLRDAGASEVHLRISSPPVLFPCYYGIDTPDRKELIAANYSTEEIARILGADSLEYLSLNGLNEVFDGKIHQFCTACFSGEYVTEIPGNFNKYILEEGV; encoded by the coding sequence ATGTGCTTTAAAGAGTTAGAAGAGGGTTTTAAGGACCATTGCGGAATATTTGGCATATATTGTCCAGATGGCAAACTTGATGTTGCAAAAATTACTTATTTTGGACTTTTTGCACTTCAACACAGAGGCCAGGAAAGCAGCGGTATTGCTGTAAATGACTCGGGAAATATCATTTATCATAAGGACAATGGCCTTGTCAATGAAGTTTTCAACGAAGTGGTGCTAAATCATCTAAAAGGATATTCAGCAATTGGTCATGTAAGGTATTCTACTACAGGCAAAAGTGACAGAGAAAACGCTCAGCCTCTTGTCATAAAATACAGAAGAGGTCATATGGCTCTTGCGCACAATGGTAATCTTGTTAATGCACATATAATAAGAGAAAAACTTGAACAGGAAGGAGCAATCTTTCAGACAACCATCGATTCTGAAGTTATTGCAAGTTTGATTTCTCGTAACAGAATAAAGTCAGAAAATATTGAAGAAGCCATTTTAAAAACTATGGATGAAATAAAAGGAGCATATTCTTTGCTGATTTTAACACCCAACAAACTTATTGCAGTAAGAGACCCTTATGGTCTCAGGCCTTTGGTTATGGGAAAGATAAACAATAGTATTTGTTTTGCATCAGAAACATGTGCCCTGGACACTATCGGAGCAGAATATATCCGAGATGTTGAACCAGGAGAGATAATTTCGGTAACTAAAAGTGGTATTAAGAGTGTAAAATACAATAATAACACTAAACACTTATGTGTATTTGAATTTATCTACTTTGCAAGGGCTGACTCATACCTGGAAGGAATAAGTGTTTATGAAATAAGAAAAAGGCTTGGGAAACAACTTTGCAAAGAGTCTTATGTGGACTGCGACATTGTAATTGGTGTGCCAGATTCTGGGACAACTGCTGCAATTGGTTTTGCAGAAGAGGCAAACATTCCATTTTCAGAAGGTTTTATAAAGAATAGATATATAGGAAGAACATTTATAAAACCTGAGCAGACCCAAAGAGAAATAGCTGTGAAAATAAAGCTCAATGTTTTAAAAAGCAATGTGGCAGACAAAAGAGTGGTTTTAATTGATGATTCTATTGTAAGGGGAACAACATCGCGAAAGATTATAAAAATGCTGCGGGATGCAGGGGCATCGGAGGTTCATCTTAGAATAAGTTCTCCGCCTGTTCTTTTCCCTTGTTACTATGGTATAGACACACCTGACAGGAAAGAACTAATTGCAGCAAATTACTCAACTGAGGAGATTGCAAGGATTTTAGGTGCTGACTCCTTAGAATATCTGAGCTTAAATGGGCTGAATGAGGTCTTTGATGGGAAAATCCATCAATTTTGTACAGCATGTTTTAGCGGAGAGTATGTAACTGAGATACCAGGGAATTTTAATAAATATATTCTTGAAGAGGGTGTTTGA
- the purH gene encoding bifunctional phosphoribosylaminoimidazolecarboxamide formyltransferase/IMP cyclohydrolase, with the protein MNKRAIISVYNKNGIVEFAKKLKEFGYDIISTGGTMKYLTENGIEVINVSDVTRFPEILDGRVKTLHPNIHAGILAIKDNEEHLETLKALDILPIDMVVVNLYPFKETIFKKNITLEEVIENIDIGGPTMIRAAAKNFKYTTVIVDPEDYDIVAMEIEKNGYISLETRFYLATKVFEYTSYYDSMIFNYFKHVRKDQTFSKHFTVPLELLQSLRYGENPHQKASFYKVSLPFIETSNIVNCIQLHGKELSYNNILDSDSAIELLKEFDEPTCVAIKHNNPCAVASAENIFDAYKKVYESDPVSIFGGIVAFNRKVDKDTAEQLKKIFLEIVIAPEFDEDALSILCSKKDLRVLKLASLEKTDTFYDIKSVNGGALVQEKDRMLFADQLQVVTERKPSEKELEDLIFAWKVVKHVKSNAIVVAKDKMTLGIGMGQTNRIWAVEHAISRSRFDLKGAVLASDAFFPFSDSVEAAGKAGISAIIQPGGSIRDKDSIEMANKFNIAMVFTGIRHFRH; encoded by the coding sequence ATGAACAAGAGGGCAATTATAAGTGTTTACAATAAAAACGGGATAGTGGAATTTGCAAAAAAGCTAAAAGAGTTTGGATATGACATTATCTCAACGGGCGGTACTATGAAGTATTTGACCGAAAATGGGATTGAGGTTATAAACGTCTCTGACGTGACCCGTTTTCCAGAAATTTTGGATGGCAGAGTAAAAACTCTTCATCCAAATATTCACGCAGGAATTCTTGCAATAAAGGATAACGAAGAACATTTAGAAACTTTAAAGGCATTGGATATTCTACCAATTGACATGGTTGTAGTTAACCTTTATCCGTTTAAAGAGACTATTTTCAAAAAGAATATTACGCTTGAAGAGGTTATAGAGAATATAGATATAGGCGGACCCACCATGATTCGAGCAGCTGCAAAAAATTTCAAGTACACAACAGTAATAGTGGATCCTGAAGACTACGATATAGTAGCAATGGAAATAGAAAAAAATGGATATATTTCTCTTGAGACAAGATTTTATCTTGCTACAAAAGTTTTCGAGTATACCTCATATTATGATTCAATGATTTTTAACTATTTCAAACATGTACGAAAAGATCAGACGTTTTCAAAACATTTTACAGTTCCACTAGAACTTTTGCAAAGCTTAAGATATGGTGAAAATCCTCATCAAAAGGCATCTTTTTATAAAGTGTCATTACCATTTATCGAAACTTCAAATATTGTGAACTGCATTCAACTTCATGGCAAAGAACTTTCATATAATAACATCCTTGACAGTGACAGTGCTATAGAGCTTTTGAAAGAGTTTGATGAACCCACATGCGTTGCTATAAAACATAATAACCCGTGTGCAGTAGCATCGGCAGAGAATATATTTGATGCCTACAAGAAGGTATATGAAAGTGACCCGGTGTCAATATTTGGTGGTATTGTTGCTTTCAACAGAAAAGTTGACAAGGACACAGCAGAGCAACTCAAAAAGATTTTTCTTGAAATTGTCATTGCTCCAGAATTTGATGAGGACGCTCTTTCTATCCTGTGTTCGAAAAAAGATTTGAGGGTTTTAAAATTAGCATCTTTGGAAAAGACCGATACTTTCTATGATATAAAATCTGTAAATGGTGGTGCTTTAGTACAAGAAAAGGATAGAATGCTTTTTGCAGACCAGCTTCAGGTTGTCACAGAAAGAAAACCTTCAGAAAAGGAATTGGAAGATTTAATCTTTGCCTGGAAGGTTGTAAAACATGTAAAATCGAATGCTATAGTAGTAGCAAAGGATAAAATGACCCTGGGCATTGGAATGGGTCAGACAAATAGAATATGGGCTGTTGAACATGCAATTTCAAGGTCGCGTTTTGATTTAAAGGGAGCAGTGCTTGCATCTGACGCATTTTTCCCATTTTCAGACAGTGTAGAGGCTGCAGGTAAAGCGGGAATTAGCGCTATTATACAACCAGGGGGGTCTATCCGCGACAAGGATTCTATCGAAATGGCAAATAAATTCAATATAGCTATGGTGTTCACAGGCATAAGACATTTTAGGCATTAA
- the purC gene encoding phosphoribosylaminoimidazolesuccinocarboxamide synthase produces the protein MNYVITKLLYEGKAKKVYETNCQDVVVIEYKDDATAFDGTKRGIINNKGIVNNLVSNYFFKILESNKIPTHFIEQIDERKTAVKKVQIIPVEVIVRNIAAGSLCKRLGLEEGAILKRPILEFCYKNDALRDPQVNQYHILALELATEDEIKKIEEYSFKINDVLRNYLKQVNIDLIDFKLEFGRYKGEIILADEISPDTCRFWDVATKEKLDKDRFRRDLGNVEEAYMEILRRLGLDKKVNKFNSELKGE, from the coding sequence ATGAATTATGTTATTACAAAACTTTTGTATGAAGGCAAAGCAAAGAAGGTTTATGAAACTAATTGCCAAGATGTTGTTGTGATTGAATACAAAGATGATGCGACAGCTTTTGACGGCACAAAAAGAGGTATAATTAACAATAAAGGAATTGTCAACAACTTAGTATCAAACTATTTTTTCAAAATATTAGAGTCCAACAAAATTCCTACACATTTTATAGAACAGATTGATGAGAGAAAGACAGCTGTTAAGAAAGTACAGATAATTCCAGTTGAAGTTATTGTGAGAAATATAGCTGCAGGTTCACTATGTAAAAGACTTGGACTTGAAGAAGGAGCGATTTTGAAAAGACCCATCTTAGAATTTTGTTACAAGAACGATGCCCTTCGCGACCCTCAGGTGAACCAATACCATATCTTGGCTTTGGAACTTGCAACTGAGGATGAGATTAAAAAGATTGAAGAGTATTCTTTTAAAATTAACGATGTGCTCAGAAATTATCTAAAACAAGTTAACATCGACCTTATCGATTTCAAACTTGAATTTGGTAGGTACAAAGGAGAGATAATCTTGGCTGACGAGATTTCTCCAGACACCTGTAGGTTTTGGGATGTTGCAACTAAAGAAAAGCTTGATAAGGATAGATTTAGAAGAGATCTTGGAAATGTAGAAGAAGCATACATGGAAATATTGAGAAGACTTGGCCTTGACAAAAAAGTGAATAAATTTAATTCAGAATTGAAAGGAGAGTAA
- the purN gene encoding phosphoribosylglycinamide formyltransferase — translation MKKLAVFVSGSGSNLQAIIDQIKVGEIPATISCVISNKKDAYALERARKNGIQAIYISKKDFPSSLEYEKYLVNFLKSQKIDYVILAGFLYIFSEYFVEEFKNRIVNIHPSLLPAFGGKGMYGINVHRSVLEYGMKVTGATVHFVDAVPDGGPIILQKAIYVKDDDTPETLQKRVLEEVEWKIYPLAIKLLCEDKIEVVGRKVIIKDREILKKVGIEI, via the coding sequence ATGAAAAAGTTAGCTGTATTTGTATCAGGTTCTGGTTCTAACCTTCAGGCCATCATCGACCAAATAAAAGTGGGGGAAATTCCAGCTACAATTTCCTGCGTCATATCCAACAAAAAAGATGCATATGCTCTTGAAAGGGCAAGGAAAAACGGTATTCAAGCAATTTATATATCCAAGAAAGATTTTCCTTCTTCTTTGGAGTATGAAAAGTATTTGGTAAACTTTCTTAAAAGTCAAAAAATTGATTACGTCATTTTAGCAGGTTTCCTTTATATATTTTCAGAGTATTTTGTAGAAGAGTTCAAAAACAGAATTGTAAACATTCATCCTTCCTTACTTCCGGCATTTGGTGGTAAAGGTATGTATGGCATAAACGTACATAGAAGTGTTTTAGAATATGGGATGAAGGTAACAGGTGCAACAGTTCACTTTGTTGATGCAGTACCAGATGGTGGTCCAATAATCTTGCAAAAAGCTATATATGTAAAAGATGATGACACTCCTGAAACCCTCCAAAAGAGGGTACTTGAGGAGGTTGAATGGAAAATATATCCTTTGGCTATAAAGCTTCTTTGTGAAGATAAAATAGAAGTTGTAGGTAGGAAAGTTATTATAAAGGACAGGGAAATCTTAAAAAAGGTGGGAATTGAAATATGA
- the purQ gene encoding phosphoribosylformylglycinamidine synthase subunit PurQ — protein sequence MKFGVVVFPGSNCDSDCFHVIKDVINEDVEYIWHDYDEKLTGFDCIILPGGFSYGDYLRAGAIARFSKVMPRIEEFAHNGGLVIGICNGFQILTESHLLPGALIRNKNLKFICSDQYVKVVNTNTPFTNLYTKGEVINLPIAHGEGNYVVDEETLKQMIQNQQIVLQYCDKYGNVNDETNPNGSILSIAGVCNKEKNIFGLMPHPERSSEKILGCEDGKRVFLSIVNYLKSR from the coding sequence ATGAAGTTTGGTGTGGTAGTATTTCCAGGCTCTAACTGTGACAGTGATTGTTTTCATGTTATTAAAGATGTAATAAATGAAGACGTCGAGTATATTTGGCACGACTATGATGAAAAATTAACGGGATTTGATTGTATAATCTTGCCTGGCGGATTTTCGTATGGGGATTATTTGAGAGCTGGAGCAATAGCAAGATTTTCAAAAGTAATGCCAAGAATAGAGGAATTTGCGCACAATGGAGGACTTGTGATAGGGATATGTAACGGGTTTCAGATTCTAACTGAAAGTCATCTTTTGCCAGGTGCGCTGATAAGAAATAAAAATCTTAAATTTATCTGTAGTGACCAGTACGTAAAGGTAGTGAATACAAACACTCCTTTTACTAATCTCTACACAAAAGGTGAAGTAATAAATCTGCCTATTGCCCATGGTGAGGGTAACTATGTTGTAGATGAAGAAACATTAAAACAAATGATTCAAAATCAGCAGATTGTTTTGCAGTATTGTGACAAATATGGCAACGTCAATGATGAAACAAATCCTAATGGTTCTATTCTAAGTATAGCAGGTGTGTGTAACAAGGAGAAAAATATTTTTGGACTGATGCCCCATCCTGAAAGAAGCAGTGAGAAAATCCTTGGTTGTGAAGATGGAAAAAGAGTATTTTTAAGTATTGTCAATTATTTGAAGTCGAGGTGA
- the purS gene encoding phosphoribosylformylglycinamidine synthase subunit PurS: protein MLKAEIYVYLKKSISDPPGIAVLNSLKSLGFDSVEKVRMGKYIVVYLNENDIEKAKEQVKLMCEKLLCNPVMEEYKFKISEE from the coding sequence ATGCTCAAAGCAGAGATATATGTATATTTAAAGAAATCTATTTCGGATCCTCCAGGAATTGCTGTGTTAAATTCTTTAAAAAGTTTAGGATTTGACAGTGTAGAGAAGGTTAGAATGGGAAAATATATTGTGGTGTATCTTAACGAGAATGATATTGAAAAAGCAAAAGAACAGGTAAAACTCATGTGTGAAAAGCTTTTATGCAATCCTGTCATGGAAGAATACAAGTTTAAAATTTCGGAGGAATAA
- the purM gene encoding phosphoribosylformylglycinamidine cyclo-ligase has protein sequence MTTYKDAGVNIEEGYKAVNLIKGLARETFDSNVITDIGSFGSMYLLNIGSSEYILVSGTDGVGTKLKIAFCLDKHDTVGIDCVAMCVNDILCHGARPLFFLDYVACGKLSSSKVASIVKGVAEGCKMAGCSLVGGETAEMPGFYKEDEYDLAGFAVGIVEKQKAVYGKDVNTGDVLIGLASSGVHSNGYSLVRKVFEIDENPKVLEKTYEELEMSLGEELLKPTRIYVKPVLKVLEKVRVKGIAHITGGGFFENIPRAFPKGYSAVIEKGSWEVPAIFKLIQEHGKVEEKEMFSTFNMGIGMVLIVSKDDVDLTLEMLEQERVKAWVIGTIQKGEDGVVLR, from the coding sequence ATGACCACATATAAAGATGCAGGTGTGAACATTGAAGAAGGCTACAAAGCAGTGAATTTGATTAAAGGTTTGGCGAGAGAAACTTTTGATTCAAATGTTATTACTGACATAGGTAGTTTTGGGAGTATGTATCTATTGAATATTGGAAGTTCTGAATATATCTTGGTTTCTGGTACAGATGGAGTTGGTACTAAACTGAAGATTGCATTTTGCCTTGATAAGCATGATACTGTTGGGATAGACTGTGTTGCCATGTGCGTGAATGATATTCTATGCCATGGAGCAAGACCACTTTTCTTTTTAGACTATGTTGCATGTGGAAAACTAAGCAGTAGCAAAGTTGCAAGTATTGTGAAAGGTGTTGCGGAAGGTTGCAAAATGGCTGGATGTTCACTTGTAGGTGGAGAGACTGCTGAGATGCCAGGATTTTACAAAGAGGATGAGTACGATTTGGCAGGGTTTGCAGTTGGAATTGTAGAAAAGCAAAAAGCGGTGTATGGCAAAGATGTAAACACAGGAGATGTATTAATTGGACTTGCTTCAAGTGGTGTTCACAGTAATGGTTATTCACTTGTAAGAAAAGTTTTTGAGATAGACGAAAATCCCAAAGTGCTTGAAAAGACATATGAAGAGCTGGAGATGTCACTTGGGGAAGAGCTGTTGAAGCCTACAAGAATATATGTAAAACCTGTTTTGAAAGTGCTTGAAAAGGTAAGAGTTAAAGGAATAGCTCATATAACTGGGGGTGGATTTTTTGAAAACATACCCCGGGCTTTTCCGAAAGGTTACTCTGCTGTCATTGAAAAAGGTAGCTGGGAAGTTCCTGCTATATTTAAGTTGATTCAAGAACATGGAAAAGTAGAAGAAAAGGAGATGTTTTCAACATTTAACATGGGGATAGGTATGGTTCTAATAGTTTCCAAAGATGATGTAGATTTAACGTTGGAGATGTTAGAGCAAGAGAGAGTAAAGGCATGGGTGATAGGTACAATTCAAAAAGGTGAAGACGGAGTTGTCCTAAGATGA
- the purL gene encoding phosphoribosylformylglycinamidine synthase subunit PurL: MNKHLYEEVGLSYDEYKMIVEILGREPNELELNLFGVMWSEHCGYKNSKAFLKNLPTKGEHILQGPGENAGIVDIGDGYAVCFKVESHNHPSAVEPYEGAATGVGGIIRDIFTMGARPIALLDSLKFGKLDDSRTKYLFEGVVSGIAGYGNCVGIPTVGGETTFDPVYKNNILVNVMCVGIMKKNKIFKGVAQGVDNSVFYVGHTTGRDGMGGATFASTDLTAESEEKRSAVQVGDPFMEKLLLEACLELFQTDAVVGIQDMGAAGLTSSTCETAARAGTGIEIDVALVPKREEGMNPIEVMLSESQERMLIIVKKEREEEVYRIFEKWGLHAVKIGRVTDDGMLRVLDNGKVLAEVPAKALAHAPVYVREVKEPAIIKEAEKFDIYSIPQPNDLNEVICKMISNPNLASKEYIYRQYDHMVRTDTVIRPGHDASLLRIKGTKKGIAVTIDSNGRYCYLNPYEGVQLVLAESYRNIVAVGAKPLAITDGLNFGNPHYPEIYYQFVKTIEGMKVACEHFETPVTGGNVSFYNQSEEGAIYPTPVIGMIGRIDDIEKAVDISFKNEGDLVAVIGKTSDDIGASEYLSFYHGIVSGRVPKLDLKLHKKVCDKVLECINKGLFNSVHDISDGGFAIALIESAIRGSKGAELQIKTELREDFYLFSETPGRFVVTFKEGNLKEIQDILEDIEFTVVGRVTGEFVINGKINDKDIHLDLKEVERIYQEAIPCALKS, encoded by the coding sequence TTGAATAAACATCTTTATGAAGAAGTGGGCCTGTCATATGATGAGTATAAAATGATTGTGGAAATTCTGGGTAGAGAACCAAATGAGCTCGAGCTTAACCTATTTGGGGTTATGTGGTCTGAGCATTGTGGGTACAAAAACTCAAAAGCATTTTTAAAGAATCTTCCTACAAAAGGTGAACATATACTTCAAGGGCCAGGGGAAAATGCAGGAATTGTTGACATTGGTGATGGATATGCAGTGTGTTTTAAAGTAGAGAGTCACAATCACCCATCAGCAGTAGAACCGTATGAAGGTGCAGCAACAGGAGTTGGCGGGATAATACGAGATATATTTACAATGGGTGCAAGACCAATAGCTCTTTTGGATTCTCTTAAATTTGGAAAACTTGACGACAGCAGAACAAAGTATTTGTTTGAAGGTGTTGTATCTGGTATTGCAGGATATGGCAACTGTGTAGGTATTCCCACTGTAGGTGGTGAGACCACGTTTGACCCTGTTTACAAGAACAATATCTTGGTCAATGTTATGTGTGTAGGTATTATGAAGAAAAATAAAATTTTCAAAGGGGTTGCCCAGGGAGTAGACAATTCTGTGTTTTATGTTGGGCATACCACTGGCAGAGATGGAATGGGTGGTGCTACATTTGCTTCAACAGATCTTACAGCTGAGTCAGAAGAAAAAAGGTCTGCTGTGCAGGTTGGAGACCCATTTATGGAAAAACTCCTTTTAGAAGCGTGTTTAGAGCTTTTTCAGACTGATGCAGTTGTTGGTATTCAGGACATGGGTGCAGCAGGGCTTACTTCTTCAACGTGTGAAACAGCTGCAAGAGCAGGAACAGGCATCGAAATAGATGTAGCACTTGTTCCAAAAAGAGAAGAGGGTATGAATCCAATTGAAGTTATGCTTTCAGAGTCCCAAGAAAGGATGCTTATCATAGTTAAAAAAGAAAGAGAAGAAGAAGTATATAGAATATTCGAGAAGTGGGGGCTTCATGCAGTAAAGATAGGGAGAGTAACAGATGATGGTATGCTCAGAGTTCTTGACAATGGCAAGGTCTTAGCAGAGGTTCCTGCGAAGGCACTTGCTCATGCACCAGTCTATGTCAGAGAGGTAAAAGAGCCAGCGATAATAAAAGAAGCTGAAAAATTTGATATATATTCAATTCCGCAACCAAATGATCTGAATGAGGTTATTTGCAAGATGATTTCAAATCCTAACCTTGCAAGCAAAGAGTATATCTACCGACAGTATGACCATATGGTCAGAACAGATACTGTCATAAGACCAGGTCATGATGCAAGTCTTTTGAGAATAAAAGGAACAAAGAAAGGAATTGCTGTCACAATAGATAGCAACGGTAGATATTGTTATTTAAATCCGTACGAAGGAGTTCAACTTGTGTTGGCAGAAAGTTATAGAAATATCGTGGCTGTGGGAGCAAAACCGCTTGCAATCACAGATGGACTTAACTTTGGAAATCCGCACTATCCGGAAATTTATTACCAGTTTGTTAAGACAATTGAAGGAATGAAAGTTGCATGTGAGCATTTCGAAACTCCTGTAACTGGCGGAAATGTATCGTTCTACAACCAGTCAGAAGAAGGGGCTATTTATCCTACACCTGTAATTGGAATGATAGGTAGAATTGACGATATCGAAAAAGCGGTTGACATTTCTTTCAAAAATGAAGGTGATTTGGTTGCAGTTATTGGAAAAACCTCAGATGATATTGGAGCAAGTGAATATCTAAGTTTTTATCATGGAATAGTTTCTGGTAGGGTGCCAAAACTCGATTTAAAGCTTCATAAAAAGGTATGTGACAAGGTTTTAGAATGTATCAACAAGGGTCTTTTCAACTCTGTTCATGATATTTCAGATGGAGGTTTTGCAATTGCTCTTATAGAAAGTGCAATAAGAGGTTCAAAGGGTGCTGAATTGCAAATAAAAACAGAGCTAAGAGAAGATTTTTATCTTTTCAGCGAGACACCGGGAAGGTTTGTGGTTACATTTAAAGAAGGTAATTTAAAAGAAATACAGGACATATTAGAAGATATTGAGTTTACTGTGGTAGGAAGAGTAACAGGTGAGTTTGTGATAAATGGTAAAATAAATGATAAAGATATTCATTTAGACTTAAAAGAGGTGGAGAGAATATATCAGGAGGCAATACCATGTGCTTTAAAGAGTTAG